Proteins from a genomic interval of bacterium YEK0313:
- the ubiG_2 gene encoding Ubiquinone biosynthesis O-methyltransferase, translating to MSEIFRSSGDLLADRRYDYAMAARREGDLAASADLIAQALEIAPGWAAGWFALGEVERDRGHREAAIAAFRAAADHDPKDALGARLMLARFGVENIDGGELPAMSPAYVATLFDQYAPRFDRALREKLAYRGPEILLDAAGRASAAAGRPFRFRRMLDLGCGTGLAAEAFAPHADAIDGVDLSARMVEIARAKRLYASLEAGDLTAFLAARTAGAADLVVAADVFVYCADLKPILAAAARALEPQGLLAFTVETHDGEGVVLGDGLRYAHARHHIETLLAALPFRALVLEPASSRREGGEPVPGLVVAAARLG from the coding sequence ATGAGCGAGATTTTCCGCTCCTCGGGCGATCTCCTGGCCGACCGGCGCTACGACTACGCGATGGCCGCCCGTCGCGAGGGCGACCTTGCGGCCAGCGCCGACCTCATCGCCCAGGCGCTGGAGATCGCACCCGGCTGGGCCGCGGGCTGGTTCGCGCTCGGCGAGGTCGAGCGCGACCGCGGCCATAGGGAAGCTGCGATCGCGGCATTCCGCGCGGCGGCGGACCATGATCCCAAGGATGCCCTCGGCGCCCGGCTCATGCTCGCCCGGTTTGGCGTCGAAAACATTGATGGGGGCGAGCTGCCGGCCATGTCGCCCGCCTATGTCGCGACATTGTTCGACCAATATGCGCCCCGTTTCGACCGGGCCTTGCGCGAAAAGCTTGCCTACCGTGGCCCCGAAATCCTCCTCGATGCGGCCGGTCGCGCCAGCGCCGCGGCGGGCCGGCCGTTCCGGTTCCGCCGCATGCTCGATCTCGGCTGCGGCACCGGCCTCGCGGCCGAGGCTTTCGCCCCGCATGCCGACGCCATCGACGGCGTCGACCTCTCGGCCAGGATGGTCGAGATCGCCCGCGCCAAGCGTCTCTATGCCAGCCTCGAGGCCGGCGATCTCACCGCCTTTCTCGCCGCCCGCACGGCCGGCGCGGCGGACCTCGTCGTCGCCGCGGACGTCTTCGTCTATTGCGCCGACCTGAAGCCCATCCTCGCCGCCGCCGCGCGGGCGCTGGAGCCGCAGGGCCTCCTCGCCTTCACCGTCGAGACCCACGATGGCGAAGGCGTCGTGCTCGGCGACGGCCTGCGCTATGCGCACGCGCGGCACCATATCGAGACGCTGCTCGCGGCGCTGCCCTTCCGTGCCCTCGTGCTGGAACCGGCATCGTCCCGCCGCGAGGGTGGCGAGCCCGTTCCCGGCCTCGTCGTGGCGGCGGCGCGCCTGGGCTGA
- a CDS encoding muropeptide transporter codes for MTASETVAKAADEAAGRTGWRAAAAVYLRRDVLIVLFLGFAAGLPLALSGSTLLVWMAESSVDLKTIGLFALVGTPYTIKFLWAPVVDAVDIPVLSAWLGRRRGWLLFSQILLMAAIVFLGLQNPDVSPFMIALGAVLVATASATQDTVIDAYRVERLQPSEQAAGMGAYVAAYRIGMLVSTAGALLIVSFFEKVQGFDKATAWSLGYCVMAVFVLVGMATTLIAREPERSAEAAATVHAQGNPVARVAKAAAGAFSEFLTRDMAVVVLAFVVLFKFCDAFVGAMTGPFVIRGMGYSREEYAAIVKGLGLAATLAGGFAGGFIARGLDLRTSLWLAGILQMASNLVFALQAQAGVSYAMLAFVIVVENFTGAIGTVIFVAYLSSLCNSPLHTATQYALLAALAAVGRTYLSAPAGLVVEQTGWFWFFVLSCLTALPSFVLLWWLQARGHFDSLARPTGPLAADD; via the coding sequence ATGACCGCCAGCGAGACCGTGGCCAAGGCCGCGGACGAAGCCGCCGGCAGAACCGGCTGGCGCGCGGCGGCGGCCGTCTATCTGCGCCGGGACGTGCTCATCGTCCTGTTCCTCGGTTTCGCCGCGGGCCTGCCGCTGGCGCTTTCCGGCTCGACGCTGCTGGTCTGGATGGCCGAGAGCTCGGTCGACCTGAAGACCATCGGTCTGTTCGCCCTGGTCGGCACGCCCTATACGATCAAGTTCCTCTGGGCGCCGGTGGTCGATGCCGTCGACATCCCCGTCCTGTCGGCCTGGCTCGGCCGCCGCCGCGGCTGGCTCCTGTTCAGCCAGATCCTGCTGATGGCGGCGATCGTCTTCCTCGGTCTGCAGAACCCCGATGTCTCGCCCTTCATGATCGCGCTCGGCGCCGTGCTGGTGGCGACCGCCTCGGCGACCCAGGATACGGTGATCGACGCCTACCGCGTCGAGAGGCTGCAGCCTTCCGAGCAGGCGGCCGGCATGGGCGCCTATGTCGCCGCCTATCGCATCGGCATGCTGGTCTCCACCGCCGGCGCGCTGCTGATCGTCTCCTTCTTCGAGAAGGTCCAGGGCTTCGACAAGGCGACCGCCTGGTCGCTCGGCTATTGCGTGATGGCGGTCTTCGTCCTGGTCGGCATGGCCACGACGCTGATCGCGCGCGAGCCCGAGCGGTCGGCCGAGGCGGCCGCGACGGTCCACGCGCAGGGCAATCCGGTTGCCCGCGTCGCCAAGGCGGCGGCCGGCGCCTTCTCCGAGTTCCTCACCCGCGACATGGCGGTGGTGGTGCTCGCCTTCGTCGTCCTGTTCAAGTTCTGCGACGCCTTCGTCGGCGCCATGACCGGCCCCTTCGTCATCAGGGGCATGGGCTACAGCCGCGAGGAATATGCCGCCATCGTCAAGGGCCTCGGCCTCGCGGCGACGCTGGCCGGCGGCTTTGCCGGCGGCTTCATCGCCCGCGGCCTCGACCTCAGGACCAGCCTTTGGCTCGCCGGCATCCTGCAGATGGCGTCCAATCTCGTCTTCGCGCTGCAGGCCCAGGCCGGCGTCAGCTACGCCATGCTGGCCTTCGTCATCGTCGTGGAGAATTTCACCGGGGCCATAGGCACGGTCATTTTCGTGGCTTATCTGTCCTCGCTGTGCAATTCGCCGCTCCACACCGCCACGCAATATGCCCTGCTCGCCGCGCTCGCGGCGGTCGGACGCACCTATCTGTCGGCGCCGGCGGGCCTGGTGGTCGAACAGACCGGCTGGTTCTGGTTCTTCGTCCTGTCCTGCCTCACCGCGCTGCCGAGCTTCGTCCTGCTGTGGTGGCTGCAGGCACGGGGCCATTTCGACAGCCTGGCGCGGCCGACCGGTCCGCTGGCCGCGGACGACTGA
- the amiC_3 gene encoding Aliphatic amidase expression-regulating protein: MLNLKSKVLGLVAGLALAAGLTSAPARAQETIKVGILHSLSGTMAISESTLKDVMLMLIDEQNKRGGLLGRQLEPVVVDPASNWPLFAEKARELITRNRVAVTFGCWTSVSRKSVLPVFEELNAILFYPVQYEGEESSPNIFYTGAAPNQQAIPAVDYLLAEGVQRFVLEGTDYVYPRTTNKILEAYLLSKGIKPEDISVNYTPFGHADWQTRVAAIKRFGSSGRKTAVISTINGDANVPFYKELGNQGVKATDIPVIAFSVGEEELAGFDTRPLVGHLAAWNYFQSVDTPANQDFIARWRAFKNNARAVTNDPMEAHVIGFAMWVKAVEAAGTTDPTKVRQAMIGIAVPNLSGGISTMMPNHHITKPVLIGEIQANGQFSTVWQTPGTVVAQEWSPHLEGSRDLIADHRAPMNCGNFNVRVGRCGGSAQR, translated from the coding sequence ATGTTGAACCTGAAATCAAAGGTGCTGGGCCTCGTGGCCGGCCTGGCCCTGGCGGCCGGCCTGACCAGCGCGCCCGCCCGGGCGCAGGAAACGATCAAGGTCGGTATCCTGCACTCGCTGTCCGGCACCATGGCGATCAGCGAGTCGACGCTGAAAGACGTGATGCTCATGCTGATCGACGAGCAGAACAAGCGTGGCGGCCTGCTCGGCCGGCAGCTCGAGCCGGTGGTGGTCGATCCCGCCTCCAACTGGCCGCTGTTCGCCGAGAAGGCACGCGAATTGATCACCCGCAACCGCGTCGCCGTCACCTTCGGCTGCTGGACCTCGGTGTCGCGCAAGTCGGTCCTGCCGGTGTTCGAGGAGCTGAACGCGATCCTGTTCTATCCGGTGCAGTACGAAGGCGAGGAATCCTCGCCCAACATCTTCTATACGGGCGCCGCGCCGAACCAGCAGGCGATCCCCGCGGTCGACTACCTCCTGGCGGAAGGCGTGCAGCGCTTCGTGCTCGAAGGCACCGACTACGTCTATCCGCGCACCACCAACAAGATCCTGGAAGCCTATCTGCTGTCCAAGGGCATCAAGCCGGAGGACATCTCGGTCAACTACACGCCGTTCGGCCATGCCGACTGGCAGACCCGTGTCGCGGCGATCAAGCGATTCGGCTCGTCGGGCCGCAAGACCGCGGTCATCTCGACGATCAACGGCGATGCCAACGTTCCCTTCTACAAGGAGCTCGGCAACCAGGGCGTCAAGGCCACCGACATTCCGGTCATCGCCTTCTCGGTGGGCGAGGAGGAGCTTGCCGGCTTCGACACCCGCCCGCTGGTCGGCCACCTCGCCGCCTGGAACTATTTCCAGTCGGTCGACACGCCCGCCAACCAGGACTTCATCGCCCGCTGGCGCGCCTTCAAGAACAATGCGCGCGCGGTGACCAACGATCCGATGGAGGCCCATGTCATCGGCTTCGCCATGTGGGTGAAGGCGGTGGAGGCGGCCGGCACCACCGATCCGACCAAGGTGCGCCAGGCGATGATCGGCATTGCCGTGCCGAACCTCTCCGGCGGCATCTCCACCATGATGCCGAACCATCACATCACCAAGCCGGTGCTGATCGGCGAGATCCAGGCGAACGGTCAGTTCTCCACGGTCTGGCAGACGCCAGGCACGGTCGTGGCGCAGGAATGGTCGCCGCATCTGGAAGGCTCGCGCGACCTGATCGCCGATCATCGCGCGCCGATGAACTGCGGCAATTTCAACGTCCGTGTCGGCCGCTGCGGCGGCTCGGCGCAGCGCTGA